A window of Clostridium botulinum BKT015925 contains these coding sequences:
- a CDS encoding putative polysaccharide biosynthesis protein: MKKQSTTKGFAILSAAGIIVKLLSLLYIPFLKKIITLNGYGIYGASYKIYVWIYVLANSGIPVAISKLVSEYMALEHYKDAIKSFKIARFMMLIIGSVMSLFMFVFAGPLANAIGYPNAKLSIMALAPTIFFTSIVSVYRGYFQGRGNMSPTAISQILEQIINTIFTLVFAAAFMKYGVDAGCAGGTLGTSLGAFIAALYLIVVYEKNKVIKVPRGHKYEDKSRHTNKQLFKRIIVYGFPLVICVGLQYSGDIIDLGIVKRRLLHSGLTDVLSNEKWALFNMYRTLLSVPITMVSALAATVLPAISSAYSIKDKNGVKNKVNYAFRFCFLVAVPSAIGLAVLNDGVFQLLFKESQGGVFLLYGSVVLILNAIVLIQTSILQSIGKLYASTLFMVAGVVGKIITNYVLVGIPAINILGAIFGNMVFFLIPLILNYMLINKVLKIRVNLYVHFIKPFLASVIMGVVVFGTYISFKVLLLRVQVFGYMNDAISTVVAVVIGMFVYVYGLVLVGGITKDDMNELPTKITKLMPKSLLTKIK, encoded by the coding sequence ATGAAGAAACAATCAACCACTAAAGGGTTTGCCATATTATCAGCAGCGGGGATAATTGTAAAACTATTATCCCTTTTATATATCCCTTTTTTAAAGAAAATAATAACTTTAAATGGATATGGAATATATGGTGCATCTTATAAGATATATGTATGGATATATGTTCTTGCAAATTCAGGAATTCCTGTTGCTATATCCAAATTAGTATCTGAATATATGGCTTTAGAACACTATAAAGATGCCATAAAAAGCTTTAAAATAGCACGATTTATGATGCTTATTATAGGAAGTGTAATGAGTTTGTTTATGTTTGTATTTGCAGGACCATTAGCAAATGCTATAGGCTATCCCAATGCAAAGTTGTCTATAATGGCTCTTGCACCTACTATATTTTTTACATCTATTGTATCAGTTTATAGAGGGTATTTCCAAGGAAGAGGAAATATGTCTCCTACGGCTATATCCCAAATTTTAGAGCAAATAATAAATACTATATTTACGTTAGTGTTTGCAGCGGCATTTATGAAATATGGAGTGGATGCTGGATGTGCAGGAGGTACGCTCGGAACTTCTCTTGGAGCATTTATTGCAGCGCTATATCTTATAGTGGTATATGAAAAGAATAAAGTGATTAAAGTTCCAAGAGGACATAAATATGAAGATAAAAGTAGACATACAAATAAACAATTATTTAAAAGAATAATTGTTTATGGATTTCCATTGGTTATATGTGTAGGACTTCAGTATTCAGGAGATATAATTGACCTTGGAATAGTTAAAAGAAGACTTCTTCATTCTGGATTAACAGATGTATTAAGTAATGAAAAGTGGGCGTTATTTAATATGTATAGAACACTTTTAAGTGTTCCAATAACTATGGTATCTGCTCTTGCAGCAACTGTTCTTCCAGCGATATCTAGTGCATATTCAATAAAGGACAAGAATGGTGTAAAAAATAAAGTAAATTATGCTTTTAGATTCTGTTTCTTAGTTGCAGTGCCATCTGCTATTGGACTTGCAGTATTAAATGATGGAGTATTTCAATTATTATTTAAAGAATCTCAAGGGGGAGTATTCCTACTTTATGGTTCGGTTGTATTAATATTAAATGCAATTGTTTTAATACAAACATCAATATTACAAAGTATTGGAAAATTGTATGCATCTACTTTATTTATGGTAGCAGGTGTAGTCGGAAAGATAATTACTAACTATGTATTAGTAGGTATTCCTGCAATAAACATACTTGGAGCTATATTTGGAAACATGGTATTTTTCTTGATACCTTTAATTCTTAATTATATGCTTATAAATAAAGTACTTAAAATTAGAGTTAATTTATATGTTCATTTTATAAAACCATTTTTGGCATCTGTAATAATGGGAGTAGTGGTTTTTGGAACTTATATTTCCTTTAAAGTATTATTACTTAGAGTACAAGTTTTCGGATATATGAATGATGCTATATCTACAGTTGTTGCAGTAGTCATTGGTATGTTTGTATATGTATATGGGCTTGTATTAGTAGGAGGAATAACAAAGGACGATATGAATGAGCTTCCTACTAAGATAACAAAATTAATGCCAAAATCTCTTTTAACGAAAATTAAATAA
- the spoVB gene encoding stage V sporulation protein B encodes MNNDKFLKNSILLTLSNSTTGILKFVFSIILSRELGAEGMGLYALIMPIYDLFCCLVCGGMVTALSKQASSFYTKHDCKNLHKCIHVTIIFDLIWTIFIAVFVSLNSNYIGLKIIKDSRSIHSLILICIALIFVALSSIIKGYFYGISNVTTPSIIDIFEKFIRILVTILVIKLLPVKEIEYTVTAVYAALAAGEFVSFLLLYIFYRHSKTKDFSNHCKDYPMEASPQLLFDILFMAVPLCVNGFLTTAISTVSTLILPRRLLLAGFSHTTSLGMIGKFSGMALTIIFFPLVVITSMSIVLIPDIAETVERKDYMVLEERLKQVIKISFLIGISTLIICFSISTPLGKLLFARDDLGTYIKFAAISAPFTYVSSTTFSILNGLGKQGVLLRNSLIVAIEELVLLYVLTSIPSINILGYGLSLLITSITSLIMNMHEIKKKCYMEFSLGNIIIDILLSLLIYFIINIMNNIIPNTLFKLKISTIIILGFILFFSINFILDKTIKSN; translated from the coding sequence ATGAATAATGATAAATTTCTAAAGAACTCCATACTATTGACTCTTTCAAACTCTACAACAGGAATCCTAAAATTTGTTTTTTCCATAATACTTTCTAGAGAACTTGGTGCAGAAGGAATGGGCCTTTATGCTCTTATAATGCCTATATATGATCTTTTTTGTTGTTTAGTTTGTGGTGGTATGGTAACCGCTCTTTCAAAACAAGCCTCTTCATTTTATACCAAACATGACTGTAAGAATCTTCATAAATGCATACACGTAACTATAATATTTGATTTAATTTGGACTATTTTTATTGCTGTTTTTGTTTCTTTAAACTCAAATTACATAGGTCTAAAAATAATAAAAGACTCAAGAAGTATACATAGTTTAATATTAATATGTATAGCTTTAATATTTGTAGCACTCTCATCCATTATAAAAGGATATTTTTATGGTATATCTAATGTGACTACCCCTTCTATCATAGATATATTTGAAAAGTTTATAAGAATACTTGTTACTATTTTAGTAATAAAACTGTTGCCAGTAAAAGAAATAGAATATACAGTAACAGCAGTATATGCCGCTTTAGCTGCTGGTGAATTTGTAAGCTTCCTATTATTATATATATTTTACAGACACAGTAAAACTAAAGATTTTTCAAATCACTGCAAAGATTATCCAATGGAAGCTAGTCCTCAATTATTATTTGATATATTATTCATGGCCGTACCTCTTTGTGTAAATGGATTTCTTACAACAGCTATATCTACAGTATCCACTCTTATACTACCAAGACGACTTTTACTTGCAGGATTTAGCCACACAACTTCTTTAGGTATGATAGGCAAATTTTCTGGAATGGCTCTTACAATAATATTTTTTCCTCTTGTAGTTATAACCTCTATGTCTATAGTCCTTATTCCTGACATTGCTGAAACTGTAGAAAGAAAAGACTATATGGTTTTAGAAGAAAGATTAAAACAAGTTATTAAAATTTCTTTTTTAATTGGAATTTCTACTTTAATTATCTGCTTCAGTATATCAACACCTTTAGGAAAACTTTTATTTGCACGTGATGATCTTGGAACTTATATCAAATTTGCAGCAATATCTGCCCCATTTACTTATGTATCTTCAACAACATTTAGTATTTTAAACGGTCTCGGGAAACAAGGCGTTTTACTTAGAAATTCTTTAATTGTAGCCATTGAAGAACTTGTTCTTCTGTATGTTTTAACTTCTATACCTAGTATAAACATTTTAGGATATGGTCTTAGTTTATTGATTACCTCTATAACTAGTTTAATTATGAACATGCATGAAATAAAGAAAAAATGTTATATGGAATTCTCTTTAGGGAATATCATTATAGATATTTTACTAAGCTTATTAATCTACTTTATCATTAATATAATGAATAATATAATACCAAATACATTATTCAAATTAAAAATTTCAACCATAATTATATTAGGATTTATATTATTCTTTTCTATTAATTTCATATTAGATAAAACTATAAAAAGCAACTAA
- a CDS encoding dicarboxylate/amino acid:cation symporter: MQAKLKKVFCNLGVWIIISMILGIVVGSLLGQKASIFAPLGDVFMQLIKMVVIPLVATSIISGAASIGDSKSAGKMGLATFAYYLGSTAIAVTLGLLFGEIFKPGVGIDKTAVTSMFSLQYANKGGMPGFWETIKGIIPINPFESLVQGNILAILFFSLFFGFGIASLKDDRKDTVISFFSGVTDALVYVITKVMYVAPIGVFALMADATGSFGNKVLFLIAKLLIIFILALLIHTFGVYGGCIKLFSKTSPIKFFKKIYEAQLLALSTASSMATLPVSMEICEKELGVAKETTSFVLPLGATINMNGNAIYYALASCFFAQMFGIDLGVHQYIAIIFTSTIGSIGQAGVPGPSLLVVAVLISAGIPVEGLPILIAVDRIFDMLRTTVNITGDASCAVIVDGIGKSK; this comes from the coding sequence GTGCAAGCAAAACTGAAAAAAGTTTTTTGTAATTTAGGCGTTTGGATTATTATATCAATGATACTTGGTATTGTAGTTGGATCATTATTGGGTCAAAAGGCTTCTATATTCGCTCCCCTTGGTGATGTTTTTATGCAACTTATTAAAATGGTTGTTATACCTTTAGTTGCCACTTCCATTATATCTGGAGCCGCTTCTATTGGAGATTCAAAATCAGCTGGTAAAATGGGACTTGCTACCTTTGCCTACTATTTAGGTTCAACAGCAATAGCAGTTACCCTAGGATTATTATTCGGAGAAATCTTCAAGCCTGGTGTTGGTATTGACAAAACTGCTGTAACATCTATGTTTTCACTTCAGTATGCTAATAAAGGTGGTATGCCAGGATTTTGGGAAACTATAAAAGGAATTATCCCAATAAATCCTTTTGAATCTTTAGTTCAAGGAAATATATTGGCTATATTATTTTTTAGCTTATTTTTTGGTTTCGGAATTGCATCTTTAAAAGATGATCGTAAAGATACTGTAATATCTTTTTTTAGTGGAGTAACAGATGCTCTTGTATATGTAATAACTAAAGTTATGTATGTAGCTCCTATTGGAGTTTTTGCATTAATGGCTGATGCTACAGGAAGTTTTGGAAATAAGGTGCTTTTCTTAATAGCAAAACTTTTAATTATTTTTATATTAGCCTTACTAATTCATACATTTGGAGTTTATGGTGGATGTATAAAATTATTTTCTAAAACATCACCTATTAAGTTTTTTAAGAAGATATATGAAGCTCAATTATTAGCATTATCAACTGCCTCATCTATGGCAACACTTCCAGTAAGTATGGAAATATGCGAAAAGGAATTAGGCGTTGCAAAAGAAACAACATCTTTTGTTCTTCCTTTAGGTGCTACCATTAACATGAATGGTAATGCAATATATTATGCTCTTGCTTCTTGTTTCTTTGCTCAAATGTTTGGAATTGACTTAGGAGTACATCAATATATAGCTATTATCTTTACATCAACTATTGGTTCTATTGGACAAGCTGGTGTTCCTGGACCTTCTCTTTTAGTTGTTGCAGTGTTAATCTCTGCTGGAATACCAGTTGAAGGACTTCCAATACTAATAGCAGTAGATAGAATATTTGATATGTTAAGAACAACTGTTAATATAACTGGTGATGCATCTTGTGCAGTAATAGTTGACGGTATTGGGAAATCAAAATAG
- a CDS encoding membrane protein has protein sequence MKRFFKALIIIIVFTLSVIFLKKYSLKDYNITLKDDNINVNLQYKGMKDAVDFTLDKENNYYIAYKDKIQLIDKRGKSFDILKNKNLKITSIEFYKNKLYFASGTSVYCYELHSKDFNEIIKDIPNFGDYKDSIIRINKDKLYVTVGSATNSGVVGEDNKWLQKYPFGHDISPYKITLKGTNFKNGKTGAFLNYGANSIEGQIVPGHFPGNASIVLYNLDDKKLENFAWGIRNVKGIDFDSKGKLIVSIGGMEDRGLRPIKGDKDYIYVINKKRWYGWPDYSGGDPVHSPRFKRKDNKSIKFVLDNHPTTNPSAPLYTHKTLGTLGSLIVDKRGIIGDKDSICSYDTKEKKLFSLNKQGILKDRVEFNNKINISSIKYIDDKIYFLDSNEGNIYNIDGTNIKDNKVDNKPIITFIIIVSCILIFSILKITISNYTKEKK, from the coding sequence ATGAAGAGATTTTTTAAAGCTTTGATTATAATTATAGTTTTCACACTTAGTGTTATTTTTCTCAAAAAATATAGTTTAAAAGATTATAATATTACTTTAAAAGACGATAATATTAATGTGAATTTACAATACAAAGGAATGAAAGATGCAGTAGATTTTACTTTAGATAAAGAAAATAATTATTATATAGCTTATAAGGATAAAATACAGTTAATAGACAAACGTGGAAAAAGTTTTGATATATTAAAAAATAAAAACTTAAAAATAACAAGTATAGAATTTTATAAAAACAAGTTGTATTTTGCTAGTGGTACATCCGTATATTGTTATGAATTACATAGTAAAGATTTTAATGAAATAATAAAAGATATACCTAACTTTGGAGATTATAAAGATTCTATTATAAGAATAAATAAAGATAAGCTATATGTAACAGTAGGTTCAGCTACAAATTCAGGTGTAGTAGGTGAAGATAATAAGTGGCTTCAAAAGTATCCTTTTGGACATGATATATCTCCATACAAAATAACTTTAAAAGGTACAAATTTCAAAAATGGAAAAACAGGCGCTTTTTTAAATTATGGAGCTAATAGTATAGAGGGTCAGATAGTTCCAGGACACTTCCCGGGAAATGCTTCAATTGTTTTATATAATCTAGATGATAAAAAATTAGAAAATTTTGCTTGGGGTATAAGAAATGTAAAAGGAATAGATTTTGATAGTAAAGGAAAATTAATAGTATCAATAGGTGGCATGGAAGATAGAGGATTAAGACCTATAAAAGGAGACAAAGATTATATATATGTTATAAATAAAAAAAGATGGTATGGATGGCCCGATTATAGCGGTGGTGATCCTGTGCATTCTCCAAGATTTAAGCGTAAAGATAATAAAAGTATTAAGTTTGTATTGGATAATCACCCAACTACTAATCCAAGTGCTCCTTTATATACTCACAAAACATTGGGTACATTAGGTAGTCTCATAGTAGATAAAAGAGGAATAATAGGGGATAAGGATTCTATTTGTTCTTATGATACAAAAGAAAAAAAATTATTTTCACTAAATAAACAAGGAATTTTAAAAGATAGGGTAGAATTTAATAACAAAATTAATATAAGTAGTATAAAATATATAGACGATAAGATTTATTTTTTAGATTCTAATGAAGGAAACATATATAATATAGATGGTACTAATATTAAAGACAATAAAGTAGACAATAAACCTATAATTACGTTTATAATAATTGTAAGTTGTATTTTAATATTTAGTATATTAAAAATTACAATTTCTAATTATACTAAAGAGAAGAAGTAA
- a CDS encoding zinc dependent phospholipase C family protein gives MKTLMERAFGRTARGFMGAVNPIKKVIIKTHCITHKYINNKALQLLKNQGYTHEYRCLKKYITDINAGVTWADQDMKSINHFYHFNQKKGLYGFSNALEECRKYYRLSLKYLDLGELHKSMFYLGASCHLVQDVTVPQHVNNRLLKKHRDFELWIIKQVLLGYNFETQKDIKRYKSIEEYIQKNASIANKVYFRYNGIRSKEEKYMNVACAIIEEAQLTTAGLMIDYCEKFDKTISLFR, from the coding sequence ATGAAAACATTAATGGAAAGAGCTTTTGGAAGAACAGCAAGAGGCTTTATGGGTGCTGTTAATCCAATAAAAAAAGTAATAATTAAAACGCACTGTATTACGCATAAATATATAAATAATAAGGCATTACAATTATTAAAAAATCAAGGATATACACATGAATATAGATGTTTAAAAAAATATATAACTGACATAAATGCAGGAGTTACTTGGGCAGACCAAGATATGAAAAGCATAAATCATTTTTATCATTTCAATCAAAAAAAAGGTTTGTATGGGTTTTCAAATGCGTTAGAAGAATGCAGAAAATACTACAGATTATCTTTAAAGTACTTAGACTTAGGAGAACTCCATAAAAGTATGTTTTATCTAGGAGCTTCATGTCATCTAGTGCAAGATGTAACGGTGCCTCAGCATGTAAATAATAGACTTCTAAAAAAACATAGAGATTTTGAGTTGTGGATAATAAAGCAGGTATTACTTGGATATAATTTTGAAACTCAAAAAGATATTAAAAGATATAAAAGTATAGAGGAGTATATACAAAAAAATGCATCTATTGCCAATAAAGTTTATTTCAGGTATAATGGTATTAGAAGTAAAGAGGAAAAATATATGAATGTTGCTTGTGCAATAATAGAAGAAGCACAATTAACTACAGCAGGACTTATGATTGATTACTGCGAAAAATTTGATAAAACAATTTCATTATTTAGATAA
- a CDS encoding B12-binding domain-containing radical SAM protein, with product MKKLKVLLVGINSKYIHSNLAIRYLRAYTKDLNYDCNIREFSINDREERILKEIINEKPNIIAFSCYIWNIELVKELANLIKLVNSDIKIIYGGPEVSFDGRKFLESTPGEYVIEGEGEETFRELIKLEINNESNKILQNNLKNYDELKQIKGLFYKIENKVFYNGKKQNMDMNQVIFPYEEEDDLENKIVYYEASRGCPYGCKYCLSSVDKNLRFRNIDRVKQELKYFIDKKVRLVKFVDRTFNANEKFAIDIWKFIVEQNTDTKFHFEISANILTKGQMQILSKSPKGRLQFEVGVQTTNNNILKNINRHVNFENIQEKVEEVQKLHNISQHLDLIAGLPGENLESFIKSFNDVYSIKPEEIQLGFLKLLKGSPMLAEKDKWGMKYSPYPPYEILSTKDISYYELLLLKKVEAMVDKYYNSGKFNTILSYFESKFDTPFEFYYELGEFFEEKGYFDRNISGTDYYKVFLEFNSEKLKADNEILNDIVKYDYLKYNKKNWIPKFLERNIDKKLNNDIKDKIINENPKLNKNKLYLHQFNINVNYFIKSNEVVRKKTYLVYDGENEDNIIDVTNEI from the coding sequence ATGAAAAAATTGAAAGTATTACTAGTGGGAATAAACTCTAAATATATACATTCAAATTTAGCTATTAGATATTTAAGAGCATATACTAAAGATTTAAATTATGATTGCAATATCAGAGAATTTTCTATTAATGATAGAGAAGAAAGAATATTAAAAGAAATAATAAATGAAAAACCTAATATTATAGCTTTTTCATGCTATATATGGAATATAGAACTTGTAAAAGAATTAGCAAATTTGATAAAGCTAGTTAATAGTGATATAAAAATAATTTATGGAGGACCGGAAGTAAGTTTTGACGGAAGAAAATTCTTGGAGTCAACCCCTGGAGAGTATGTAATAGAGGGAGAAGGAGAAGAAACTTTTAGAGAACTTATTAAATTGGAAATTAACAATGAAAGCAATAAAATATTACAAAACAATTTAAAAAATTACGATGAATTAAAACAGATAAAAGGGTTATTTTATAAAATTGAGAATAAGGTGTTTTATAATGGAAAAAAGCAAAATATGGACATGAATCAAGTTATATTTCCTTATGAAGAAGAGGACGATTTAGAAAATAAGATAGTATATTATGAAGCTTCAAGAGGATGTCCTTATGGATGCAAATATTGTTTATCTTCTGTAGATAAAAATCTTAGATTTAGAAATATAGATAGAGTAAAGCAAGAATTAAAATATTTTATAGATAAGAAAGTTAGGCTTGTAAAATTTGTAGATAGAACTTTTAATGCTAATGAAAAATTTGCAATAGATATATGGAAATTTATAGTTGAACAGAATACAGATACAAAATTTCATTTTGAGATATCTGCCAATATACTGACTAAAGGTCAGATGCAAATATTGTCAAAGTCACCAAAAGGAAGATTACAATTTGAAGTAGGGGTACAGACAACAAATAATAATATTTTAAAAAACATAAATAGACATGTAAATTTTGAAAATATTCAAGAGAAAGTAGAAGAAGTACAAAAATTACATAATATAAGTCAACATTTAGATTTAATAGCAGGTCTTCCAGGAGAAAATCTTGAATCTTTTATAAAATCATTTAATGACGTTTATTCAATTAAGCCAGAAGAAATACAATTAGGATTTTTAAAGCTACTAAAAGGATCACCGATGTTAGCAGAAAAAGATAAATGGGGAATGAAATATTCACCATATCCACCTTATGAAATTTTAAGTACAAAAGATATTAGTTATTATGAATTATTACTATTAAAAAAAGTAGAAGCTATGGTTGATAAATATTATAATTCAGGAAAATTTAATACTATATTAAGTTATTTTGAATCCAAATTTGATACTCCATTTGAATTTTACTATGAATTAGGTGAGTTTTTTGAAGAAAAAGGATATTTTGATAGGAATATTTCAGGAACTGACTATTATAAGGTATTTTTAGAGTTCAACAGTGAAAAACTAAAAGCAGATAATGAGATACTAAATGATATAGTAAAATACGATTATCTTAAATATAATAAGAAAAATTGGATTCCTAAATTTTTAGAAAGAAATATTGATAAAAAGTTAAATAATGATATTAAAGATAAAATAATAAATGAAAATCCTAAATTAAATAAAAATAAATTATATCTTCATCAATTTAATATAAATGTAAATTATTTCATAAAGAGTAACGAGGTAGTAAGAAAAAAGACTTATTTAGTATATGATGGAGAAAATGAAGATAATATTATTGATGTAACTAATGAAATATAA
- a CDS encoding ATPase → MALEAIKEIQSSEEEAMKIIKSAQLESNEIIKKAYKQADDEYRNIINKCKNQAKQILDESITDAKNECIPILNQGKQDVESIKSISAEKIEKAVNLVIERIVNINGNS, encoded by the coding sequence TTGGCATTAGAGGCTATCAAAGAAATACAATCTTCCGAGGAAGAAGCTATGAAAATTATAAAGTCAGCACAATTAGAAAGCAATGAGATTATAAAAAAAGCTTATAAACAAGCAGACGATGAATACAGAAATATTATAAACAAATGCAAAAATCAAGCAAAACAAATTTTGGATGAGTCTATTACAGATGCAAAAAATGAATGTATACCAATATTGAACCAAGGAAAACAAGATGTTGAAAGTATAAAAAGTATTTCAGCTGAAAAAATAGAAAAGGCAGTAAATTTAGTAATTGAGAGGATAGTGAATATCAATGGCAATAGTTAA